In Chiroxiphia lanceolata isolate bChiLan1 chromosome 9, bChiLan1.pri, whole genome shotgun sequence, one DNA window encodes the following:
- the USP1 gene encoding ubiquitin carboxyl-terminal hydrolase 1, whose product MPGVLPADTARASPSKKNRLSLKLFQKKEAKRALDFTEAQENEQKGAEFRGAEIDQVVPAAQPPSLVSCEKKDNMLPFVGLNNLGNTCYLNSVLQVLYFCPGFKTGVKHLYNIISKKKESLKDEGDQKAEKGSCKEDPLASYELICSLHSLILSVEQLQASFLLNPEKYTDELATQPRRLLNTLRELNPMYEGYLQHDAQEVLQCILGNIQETCQLLKKEELNKLPMEEPSAKLEEKLNPVPESNGTGSAAEEEDPTPSSHDGDAAEDKLLKGHGKRKSDAEGGNAKKKSKVSKEQSAAEENQRQTRSKRKATGEKLETQSDAIAKCSGDSESAKPTQKKSRLRLNWLKSSCKQPSILSKFYSLGKLTTNLGSKDPGKEYDCELEESSTKCENGDSKEEYHEPASPVENHHEKGTEKEPKKEGTELAVFELVEKLFQGQLVLRTRCLECECFTERREDFQDISVPVQEDELSKAEESSEISPEPKTETKTLKWAISQFASVERIVGEDKYFCENCHHYTEAERSLLFDKMPEVITIHLKCFAASGLEFDCYGGLSKINTPLLTPLKLSLEEWSTRPTNDTYGLFAVVMHSGITISSGHYTASVKITDLSSLELDRGTFMANPTYAVLKPEPLNEEEARAVTDDYDDGEVSFRVNGAAQPGKVLSKKNMEAVGLLGGQKSKSDCDLYPNKPANPEKFLSVVTESRSPERSAGNAEHGTEHSEANGVGASGLENKALYVLQSLKEYEGKWLLFDDSEVKVTEEKDFLNSLSPTSSSTSTPYLLFYKKIVE is encoded by the exons ATGCCCGGCGTCCTGCCCGCCGACACCGCCAGGGCCAGCCCCAGCAAGAAGAACAGGCTGTCGCTGAAGCTTTTCCAGAAGAAGGAGGCGAAGAGAGCGCTGGATTTTACCGAGGCGCAGGAAAATGAGCAGAAGGGCGCGGAGTTCAGAGGCGCCGAGAT TGACCAGGttgttcctgcagcacagcctcccTCCCTTGTCAGCTGTGAGAAAAAAGACAACATGTTGCCTTTTGTGGGCTTGAACAACCTGGGGAACACCTGTTACTTGAACAGTGTCCTGCAG GTATTATATTTCTGTCCTGGTTTTAAAACTGGAGTAAAACATTTATATAACATcatttcaaagaagaaagaatctTTGAAGGATGAAGGAgaccaaaaggcagaaaag GGAAGTTGTAAAGAAGATCCCCTGGCAAGTTACGAGCTCATCTGCAGCTTGCACTCCTTGATTCTGTCAGTTGAGCAGCTTCAAGCCAGTTTTCTCCTAAACCCAGAAAAGTACACAGATGAACTTGCTACTCAGCCCCGAAGACTCCTGAACACCCTCAG AGAGCTGAACCCCATGTATGAAGGGTACCTGCAGCACGATGCCCAGGAAGTTCTACAGTGCATCCTGGGAAACATCCAGGAAACATGTCAGCTGCTGAAGAAGGAAGAGTTGAACAAACTGCCCATGGAGGAGCCTTCAGCTAAACTGGAGGAAAAACTCAACCCAGTCCCTGAGAGCAACGGGACCGGCAGCGCTGCCGAGGAGGAGGATCCCACTCCGAGCAGCCACGACGGAGACGCGGCCGAGGACAAGCTGCTCAAGGGACACgggaaaaggaaaagtgacGCCGAGGGCGGCAACGCcaagaaaaaatccaaagtgTCAAAAGAGCAAagtgcagcagaggaaaatcaaAGGCAGACCAGGTCAAAGAGGAAAGCGACGGGGGAGAAGTTGGAAACCCAAAGCGACGCCATCGCCAAGTGCTCCGGGGACAGCGAGAGCGCGAAGCCCACGCAGAAAAAGTCACGGCTTAGGTTAAACTGGTTAAAATCCTCATGCAAACAGCCCAGCATTCTGTCCAAATTTTATAGTCTAGGAAAATTAACTACAAACCTGGGATCCAAAGACCCAGGAAAAGAATATGACTGTGAGCTCGAAGAGTCATCTACCAAGTGCGAAAATGGTGACAGTAAAGAAGAATATCATGAACCAGCATCTCCTGTGGAAAACCACCATGAAAAGGGAActgaaaaagaaccaaaaaaggAAG GTACAGAACTGGCTGTCTTTGAACTGGTGGAGAAACTGTTCCAGGGCCAGTTAGTGCTGAGGACAAGGTGTTTGGAGTGCGAGTGCTTTactgaaaggagagaagattTTCAGGACATCAGTGTTCCAGTGCAAGAAGATGAACTTTCTAAAGCTGAAGAGAGTTCTGAAA TTTCTCCAGAGCCAAAAACAGAAACGAAGACGCTGAAATGGGCAATTTCACAGTTTGCCTCAGTGGAAAGGATTGTGGGAGAggacaaatatttctgtgagaaCTGCCATCACTACACAGAAGCCGAGCGCAGCCTTTTATTCGATAAAATGCCCGAAGTTATAACAATTCACTTGAAGTGCTTTGCTGCCAGTGGCTTGGA GTTTGACTGCTACGGGGGCCTGTCCAAGATCAACACTCCGCTGCTGACGCCACTCAAGCTGTCCCTGGAGGAGTGGAGCACCAGGCCCACCAACGACACCTATGGATTATTTGCTGTGGTCATGCACAGCGGCATCACCATCAGCAGTGGACACTACACAGCCTCTGTCAAGATCACAGATCtcagcagcctggagctggaCAGGGGCACCTTCATGGCCAACCCCACGTACGCCGTGCTCAAACCGGAGCCGCTCAACGAGGAGGAGGCCAGAGCTGTGACCGACGACTACGATGACGGTGAGGTCTCCTTCAGGGTCAACGGTGCTGCCCAGCCAGGGAAGGTCCTTAGCAAGAAGAACATGGAAGCTGTGGGACTGCTCGGGGGGCAGAAGAGCAAGTCTGACTGTGACCTGTACCCCAACAAACCAGCCAACCCCGAGAAGTTCCTCAGCGTGGTCACGGAGAGCAGGAGCCCCGAGCGCAGCGCAGGGAATGCTGAGCACGGCACAGAGCACAGCGAGGCCAACGGGGTGGGAGCCAGCGGGCTGGAAAACAAGGCTCTGTATGTGCTCCAGAGCCTCAAGGAGTACGAGGGCAAGTGGCTGCTCTTCGATGACTCCGAAGTAAAGgtcacagaagaaaaggactTTCTGAATTCTCTTTCTCCAACATCGTCATCTACGTCAACTCCTTACCTACTGTTTTATAAGAAAATTGTAGAGTGA